One genomic segment of Nerophis lumbriciformis linkage group LG20, RoL_Nlum_v2.1, whole genome shotgun sequence includes these proteins:
- the st8sia3 gene encoding alpha-N-acetylneuraminate alpha-2,8-sialyltransferase ST8SIA3 isoform X3, with the protein MSCHHIERPPRKPDLSSQLALKHLDPAFTPLVDALSEDLQNSSKWRYNSTAFTQQRKEISQYIDIPHNFSLTHNSVRVGQLMHYDYSSHKYVYAIGENFRSLLPEVSPVLNKRYNVCAIVGNSGILTGSRCGAQIEKFDFVFRCNFAPTELFKRDVGRRTNMTTFNPSILEKYYNNLLTVQDRNNFFLSLKKLDGAILWIPAFFFHTSATVTRTLVDFFVEHRGQLKVQLAWPGNIMQHINNYWKTKQLSPKRLSTGILMYTLASSVCDQIHLYGFWPFGWDPNTGRELPYHYYDKKGTKFTTKWQEAHQLPAEFKLLYKMHTEGLLKLSLSHCA; encoded by the exons TGAAAGGCCGCCTCGCAAACCTGACCTGAG CTCCCAGCTGGCACTCAAGCATCTGGATCCAGCTTTCACGCCTCTCGTCGACGCTCTTAGCGAGGACCTGCAGAACTCCTCTAAATGGAGGTATAACAGCACAGCTTTCACCCAACAGAG GAAGGAGATCTCTCAGTACATCGACATTCCTCACAACTTCTCCCTGACACACAACTCAGTCCGCGTCGGCCAGCTGATGCACTACGACTACTCCAGCCACAAATACGTCTACGCCATCGGCGAGAACTTCCGCTCTCTCCTCCCGGAGGTTTCGCCCGTTCTTAACAAGCGCTACAACGTCTGCGCGATCGTGGGCAACAGCGGCATCCTCACCGGCTCGCGATGCGGCGCCCAGATTGAGAAGTTCGACTTTGTCTTCCGCTGCAACTTTGCCCCCACAGAGCTATTTAAGAGGGATGTTGGACGGCGCACCAACATGACAACTTTCAACCCCAGTATCTTAGAAAAATACTACAACAACTTATTGACGGTGCAGGATAGGAATAACTTCTTCCTGAGCTTGAAGAAGCTGGACGGTGCCATTCTGTGGATCCCGGCGTTCTTCTTCCACACATCAGCCACCGTGACCAGGACACTGGTGGACTTCTTCGTGGAACATCGGGGTCAGCTGAAGGTCCAGCTGGCCTGGCCTGGAAACATCATGCAGCACATAAACAA CTACTGGAAAACCAAACAACTGTCGCCAAAGCGCCTGAGCACCGGGATCCTGATGTACACGCTGGCGTCTTCGGTCTGCGACCAGATCCACCTGTACGGCTTCTGGCCCTTCGGATGGGACCCCAACACGGGGAGGGAGCTGCCGTACCACTACTACGACAAGAAGGGCACCAAGTTCACCACCAAATGGCAGGAGGCGCATCAGCTCCCTGCCGAGTTCAAACTCCTCTATAAGATGCACACCGAGGGACTGCTGAAGCTCAGCCTCTCCCACTGCGCTTAG